The DNA window GTCGTGGGTCGCGACGACGACGCCGATGTCCCGGTCTCGCGCCTCGGCGATCGCGTCCTCGATGACCGCGGTGTTCCGCGGGTCCAGGTCCGAGGTCGGCTCGTCGAGCAGCAGGACGTCCGGGTCGTACGCGAGCGCGCGAGCGAACGACACCCGCTGGGCCTCGCCGCCCGAGAGCGACGCCGCGTGCTGGCCCGTCTTCCCCGTCAGCCCGACGACCTCGAGCGCCTCGGTGACGGCCTCGTGGGTACCGTTCGTCCCCACGAGCGCACGCAGCTCGTCGCGGAGCCGCTCGCCCCACGACCGGCGGACGCGTAGCCCGTACTCGACGTTGCGGGCGACCGGCGCGTCGAAGAGGCTCGCCTCCTGGAACACCATCCCGATCCGCCGTCGCAGGGCGAGCCGTTTCGCCTCGTCGACGCCCCACGCGTCC is part of the Halorubrum aethiopicum genome and encodes:
- a CDS encoding ABC transporter ATP-binding protein; translation: MLRATDVSQSYGGDRVFEDLAIDVETGEVVAVIGPSGVGKTTLLRMLALSLEPDEGTVTFDGTDAWGVDEAKRLALRRRIGMVFQEASLFDAPVARNVEYGLRVRRSWGERLRDELRALVGTNGTHEAVTEALEVVGLTGKTGQHAASLSGGEAQRVSFARALAYDPDVLLLDEPTSDLDPRNTAVIEDAIAEARDRDIGVVVATHDMHQAERVADRVAVLLDGGISEIGPTERVFDDPRDPRTRRFIDGELVY